A DNA window from Chitinibacter fontanus contains the following coding sequences:
- the tssA gene encoding type VI secretion system protein TssA, which yields MSMNIPEKLSTLLAPISPDQPAGEDLGYSSLFDQIREARRADDPTLSQGEWGQQLKTADWNKVINLCEQGLSAQSKDLQLAVWYGEALVKTRGFVGAQLALQTMDGLLEQYWESGYPEYDPDDLDERVGKLEWCNTQLGMALREVPLTHPQHGGYNWQQWQESRDVENLGLKDYQAKEAAIAEGKLAGDVFDKSVNASGPTWFAQLHQELEAAQNAYQALDQRIDERFGYAAPSLAELRGALSACQEVVNRLRLQWGEPTPAASTGSLLTAPIASKVADMPHSAASVMPQPVYAHAAPAAPVMHGPIQNRADAVRQLQEVARYFRQHEPHSPVALLAERAAKWAEMSLEEWLSSVIKDDSTLGQLNELLDIRRD from the coding sequence ATGTCTATGAATATCCCCGAAAAACTCAGTACGCTCCTCGCGCCGATTAGCCCAGATCAACCTGCGGGTGAGGATTTAGGCTACTCCAGCTTGTTTGACCAAATCCGCGAAGCGCGCCGCGCCGATGACCCGACGCTGTCGCAAGGTGAATGGGGGCAGCAGCTCAAAACTGCCGATTGGAACAAAGTGATCAACCTGTGTGAGCAGGGTTTGAGCGCACAAAGTAAAGATCTGCAGCTGGCCGTGTGGTACGGCGAAGCGCTGGTTAAAACGCGTGGCTTTGTCGGTGCACAATTGGCGTTGCAAACGATGGATGGCTTGCTCGAGCAATATTGGGAGTCGGGCTACCCTGAGTACGACCCAGACGATCTGGACGAGCGCGTCGGCAAGCTAGAGTGGTGTAATACCCAGCTGGGTATGGCGTTGCGTGAAGTGCCGCTGACCCATCCGCAGCATGGCGGCTACAACTGGCAGCAGTGGCAAGAATCGCGCGACGTCGAAAACCTCGGGTTGAAAGACTATCAGGCTAAAGAAGCGGCTATCGCCGAAGGCAAACTGGCCGGCGATGTATTTGATAAAAGCGTTAACGCCAGCGGCCCGACGTGGTTTGCGCAATTGCATCAAGAACTTGAAGCCGCGCAAAACGCGTACCAAGCGCTCGATCAGCGCATTGATGAGCGCTTTGGCTACGCCGCACCAAGCTTGGCCGAGTTACGCGGCGCACTGAGCGCCTGCCAAGAAGTGGTCAACCGCCTGCGCCTGCAATGGGGCGAGCCAACCCCCGCCGCCAGCACTGGCAGCTTACTCACCGCCCCCATCGCTTCTAAGGTCGCCGACATGCCGCACTCTGCCGCTTCTGTTATGCCTCAGCCCGTATACGCGCACGCCGCGCCTGCCGCACCCGTGATGCACGGCCCAATCCAAAACCGCGCCGACGCAGTACGCCAACTGCAAGAAGTCGCTCGTTACTTCCGCCAACACGAACCCCACAGCCCCGTCGCGCTGCTAGCTGAACGCGCCGCCAAATGGGCCGAAATGAGCCTAGAAGAATGGCTCAGCTCAGTGATCAAGGATGACTCAACGCTAGGGCAGTTGAATGAATTGCTGGATATCCGGCGGGATTGA
- the tssF gene encoding type VI secretion system baseplate subunit TssF, with protein sequence MLDSLLPYYERELSLLRELSGEFARRYPKIAGRLQLEGDQCEDPHTERLIESFAFLASRIHKKLDDEYPEIAASFLDVLYPHYLRPIPSSSIVQYECDPERPEIAKRYTIARGQAVHAPAIGGVTCKFRSCYSVDLYPLSLTQAKIELTSSSPYLRRIAPDAAAILSLELNTHGGLALCDLDLQSLRFFLDGEPALMHLLYELLLSNTLQVRVGDGSDDPAFTRALPTSALQAVGFGRDEGMLEYDERSFLGYRLLTEYFSFPDKFLFVELQQLASAVRNLRGNKLVIQCVFKQWPDSERHARLLNHLQASHFKLGCTPIVNLFVHQGEPIRVTHQRASYPVIADARKQQAFEVMQLRRVVRVEKTGSHESSEEVLPFYAIRHGAEENNAQFYWHASREASPRQDDKGTDLELHLVDLDFNPVRPSAEVLSIEMLCSNRDLPEMIPFGGNQSGQHTDFSLPGHSVVKRVRLLRKPTGTLRPPQKRGLQWRLVSHLSLNYLSLIETGRSALQEMLVLYNLSDSAVNAKQIQGIVAIESAPAVTRVLGRDFAGFVRGTEIALTLDEENYVGGSVYLFASVLERFFALYCAPNSFTRLRVKTRQQEVAAWPARAGEALVI encoded by the coding sequence ATGCTCGACTCTCTGCTGCCGTATTACGAACGCGAACTTAGTTTATTGCGCGAACTTTCTGGTGAATTTGCACGTCGATACCCCAAAATCGCTGGCCGTTTACAGCTCGAAGGCGATCAGTGCGAAGACCCGCATACCGAACGGCTGATCGAATCGTTTGCTTTTTTGGCGTCGCGCATTCACAAAAAACTCGATGACGAATACCCCGAAATTGCGGCCAGTTTTCTCGATGTGCTGTACCCACACTATTTGCGCCCGATTCCTTCGTCGAGCATCGTGCAATACGAGTGCGACCCAGAGCGCCCCGAAATCGCCAAGCGCTATACCATCGCGCGCGGCCAAGCAGTGCATGCGCCCGCGATTGGCGGCGTCACGTGCAAATTTCGCTCGTGTTATTCGGTTGATTTGTACCCGCTATCGCTCACCCAGGCTAAGATCGAGCTCACCAGTAGCTCGCCCTATTTAAGACGTATAGCGCCAGATGCCGCAGCGATATTGAGCCTAGAGCTAAATACCCATGGTGGATTGGCACTGTGTGATTTAGATCTGCAATCGCTGCGCTTCTTTTTGGATGGCGAACCGGCATTGATGCATTTGCTGTATGAATTGCTGCTATCGAACACACTGCAAGTGCGGGTCGGCGACGGCAGCGACGACCCCGCTTTCACGCGAGCGCTACCGACCAGCGCTTTGCAAGCAGTGGGCTTTGGCCGCGACGAAGGCATGCTTGAATACGACGAGCGATCTTTTCTGGGCTACCGCTTGCTCACCGAGTATTTCAGCTTCCCCGATAAATTCCTGTTTGTCGAGCTGCAACAGTTAGCCTCCGCAGTGCGTAATCTGCGCGGCAATAAATTAGTCATTCAATGCGTTTTCAAGCAATGGCCCGATAGCGAGCGCCACGCGCGCCTGCTCAATCATTTGCAAGCCAGCCATTTCAAACTCGGCTGCACGCCGATTGTGAATTTATTTGTGCATCAAGGCGAGCCGATTCGCGTCACACACCAACGCGCTAGTTATCCCGTCATTGCCGATGCGCGCAAACAGCAAGCGTTTGAAGTAATGCAATTGCGCCGCGTGGTGCGCGTTGAAAAAACCGGTAGCCATGAAAGCAGCGAAGAAGTCCTGCCGTTTTATGCTATTCGCCACGGCGCAGAGGAAAATAACGCGCAATTTTACTGGCATGCCAGCCGCGAAGCCTCGCCACGCCAAGACGATAAGGGCACTGATCTAGAGCTGCATCTGGTCGATCTGGATTTCAACCCAGTTCGCCCGAGCGCAGAAGTGCTGAGTATCGAAATGCTCTGCAGCAATCGTGATCTGCCCGAAATGATTCCATTTGGCGGCAATCAATCGGGGCAACACACCGACTTTAGCTTGCCCGGCCATTCGGTCGTCAAACGGGTGCGGCTCTTGCGCAAACCGACTGGAACTTTGCGGCCACCGCAAAAACGCGGCCTGCAATGGCGCTTGGTATCGCATCTGTCGCTTAACTATCTATCTCTGATCGAAACCGGTCGCAGCGCCCTACAAGAAATGCTGGTGCTCTACAATCTGAGCGATTCCGCAGTCAATGCCAAGCAGATTCAGGGCATCGTCGCGATCGAAAGCGCGCCCGCAGTCACCCGCGTGCTGGGGCGTGATTTTGCCGGTTTTGTGCGCGGCACCGAAATAGCATTAACGCTGGACGAAGAAAACTATGTCGGCGGCAGTGTGTATTTATTTGCCAGCGTGTTGGAACGCTTTTTTGCGCTGTATTGTGCGCCCAATAGTTTTACTCGCTTGCGCGTAAAAACACGCCAACAGGAGGTCGCAGCATGGCCAGCACGAGCCGGCGAAGCCCTCGTCATCTAG
- the tssG gene encoding type VI secretion system baseplate subunit TssG — protein sequence MASTSRRSPRHLEQELLANPSEYRFFQAVRILGLSAKKRGERRGVLPEKLRFRTLANLSFPASEITRFAPSKHDDDQHEMEVAFMGLTGPSGVLPTSYTELLIERRQQFRDPTLHAFFDIFSHRSIALFYSAWKKYRFWLQVENGEQDGFTRNLLDLGGMGLGALRGQLGKDALQSENLFVYYAGLLSQKPMSSQALTTLIEGFFGFRAELEQFAGQWMNLPQAEQTQLGGQYCELGVSAFAGDRVWDRQTKLNLRLGPLRLAQYQALLPQGDGAKSLKELLKFSLGHGLACDVTLILDQRDVPAAQLNPQQQQQLSLGGSCWLGAQQQDPSDMVYSLLA from the coding sequence ATGGCCAGCACGAGCCGGCGAAGCCCTCGTCATCTAGAGCAGGAGCTGCTCGCCAACCCGAGCGAGTATCGCTTTTTCCAAGCGGTACGCATTTTAGGGCTGAGCGCAAAAAAACGCGGCGAACGTCGTGGTGTTTTGCCAGAGAAGCTACGCTTTCGTACGCTGGCTAATCTGAGCTTTCCGGCCAGTGAAATCACGCGTTTTGCGCCGAGCAAGCACGATGATGATCAACACGAAATGGAAGTCGCGTTCATGGGGCTTACTGGCCCCAGCGGCGTGCTGCCGACTAGCTATACCGAGCTCTTGATCGAGCGCCGCCAACAATTTCGCGACCCAACGCTGCATGCGTTTTTTGATATTTTCAGCCATCGCTCGATTGCACTGTTTTACAGCGCGTGGAAAAAATATCGCTTCTGGCTACAAGTAGAAAATGGCGAGCAAGACGGCTTTACGCGCAATTTGCTTGATTTGGGCGGCATGGGTTTGGGTGCCTTGCGTGGGCAGCTCGGTAAAGACGCGCTACAGAGCGAAAATCTGTTTGTTTATTACGCCGGATTGTTAAGCCAAAAGCCAATGTCGAGCCAAGCGCTCACGACGCTGATCGAGGGCTTTTTTGGCTTTCGTGCCGAGCTGGAGCAATTTGCTGGCCAATGGATGAATCTGCCGCAAGCGGAGCAAACCCAATTGGGTGGCCAATATTGCGAGCTGGGTGTGTCCGCTTTTGCCGGCGATCGGGTGTGGGATCGACAAACCAAGCTCAATTTGCGCCTTGGGCCGCTGCGCTTGGCGCAATACCAAGCGTTACTGCCGCAAGGCGATGGCGCCAAATCGCTCAAGGAGCTGTTGAAATTCAGCCTTGGCCATGGTCTGGCTTGCGATGTGACGCTGATTCTTGATCAGCGTGATGTGCCAGCCGCCCAACTGAATCCGCAGCAGCAGCAGCAGCTCAGCCTCGGGGGCAGTTGCTGGCTTGGTGCTCAGCAGCAAGATCCAAGCGATATGGTGTACTCCTTACTCGCCTAG
- a CDS encoding GntR family transcriptional regulator codes for MTDWNNQSPIYLQLADRLGQALLDGTPPEGQAMPSVRVLAAEYGLNPLTVNRALQAMVDAGLLESRRGLGMFVLPQASERLRAAERERFLNSEWPILAAKLRRLGLSPSDLQWSYEEQGQ; via the coding sequence ATGACGGACTGGAATAATCAATCGCCGATCTATCTGCAGTTGGCTGATCGTTTGGGGCAGGCGCTGCTCGATGGCACGCCGCCCGAAGGCCAAGCCATGCCATCGGTTCGGGTGCTGGCGGCCGAATATGGCCTCAACCCTTTAACGGTCAACCGCGCGCTGCAGGCGATGGTCGATGCGGGGCTGCTGGAAAGCCGCCGCGGGCTGGGCATGTTTGTGCTACCACAAGCCAGCGAGCGCTTACGAGCAGCCGAACGAGAGCGTTTCTTAAATAGCGAATGGCCGATTCTGGCCGCCAAATTACGTCGCCTTGGGCTGAGCCCCAGCGATTTGCAATGGTCTTATGAGGAGCAAGGGCAATGA
- a CDS encoding ABC transporter ATP-binding protein gives MSELVAIHDLSVSYGAKQAVKPMSFQLERGRIIGLLGSNGAGKTSLMQAMMGLIPFKGTINILGFDPRTQREAMLEHVCYIPDVAILPPWIEVQQLLQLMCGLHPKFNRELALQKLARTTIKLESKVKQLSRGMIVQLHLAIISAIDAKLMILDEPTLGLDIPARKAFYDMLVSDWCNEERTVLIATHQIDEIENLLSDVMMIKDGELVLHDQLDALEDRYIGLRYSSEHSAAVAAAAQLHCFRQMGGECAIFAAPFPPELEQFGQTFRVELADLFVALSQGERHATV, from the coding sequence ATGAGCGAATTAGTGGCCATCCACGATTTATCGGTGTCATACGGCGCGAAACAGGCCGTTAAACCCATGTCGTTTCAATTAGAGCGCGGACGTATTATTGGCCTGTTGGGTAGCAATGGCGCGGGTAAAACCAGCTTGATGCAGGCGATGATGGGGCTCATCCCGTTTAAAGGCACCATCAATATTCTGGGCTTTGATCCGCGCACGCAGCGCGAAGCGATGCTCGAACACGTGTGCTACATCCCCGACGTGGCGATTTTGCCACCGTGGATTGAAGTGCAGCAGTTGCTGCAATTGATGTGCGGCTTGCACCCTAAATTTAATCGCGAATTGGCGCTGCAAAAGCTGGCGCGCACGACGATCAAGCTCGAATCCAAGGTCAAGCAACTCTCGCGCGGCATGATTGTGCAGTTGCATCTGGCCATCATCAGCGCGATCGACGCCAAATTGATGATTTTGGACGAACCGACTTTGGGGCTCGATATACCAGCGCGCAAAGCGTTCTACGACATGCTGGTGAGCGACTGGTGCAATGAGGAGCGCACGGTACTCATCGCAACGCATCAGATCGATGAAATCGAAAACCTGCTGTCGGATGTGATGATGATTAAAGACGGCGAACTGGTCTTGCACGATCAACTCGACGCACTCGAAGATCGCTATATCGGCCTGCGTTACAGCAGCGAACACAGCGCGGCGGTGGCCGCCGCAGCGCAGCTGCATTGCTTCCGGCAAATGGGTGGCGAATGCGCAATTTTCGCCGCGCCCTTCCCGCCTGAACTTGAACAATTCGGCCAGACCTTCCGCGTTGAACTCGCCGATTTATTTGTTGCCCTGAGCCAAGGAGAGCGCCATGCAACAGTTTAA
- a CDS encoding GIN domain-containing protein encodes MNKQWLFPSCVGAVLVLGILSNLYSKPNAHFTIDQHEGNWQMQSQADIEPSGKTVKIALAGDVNTLQQMGTIGVVQACAQAASIELDSALLAQVDPDLLKRGIIKTNDANFSSKMPAIVIHTAQALGQVDNSGTANVEVQCANPAQLAVNNRGTGAVDITTPKIAKASVDNYGVGDVRIRDVNAIQINNWGTGNVQVQRAETAKIMLLGVGNVSFANAPQISSTVKGVGEIKPMFRLNN; translated from the coding sequence ATGAATAAGCAATGGCTTTTTCCCAGCTGCGTCGGCGCCGTATTGGTACTCGGCATCTTGAGCAACTTGTATTCAAAACCCAATGCACATTTCACGATTGATCAACACGAAGGCAATTGGCAGATGCAGAGCCAAGCCGACATCGAGCCGAGTGGTAAAACGGTGAAGATTGCGCTCGCCGGTGATGTAAACACGCTGCAGCAAATGGGGACAATCGGTGTTGTGCAAGCTTGCGCACAAGCAGCCAGCATTGAACTCGATTCGGCCCTGCTGGCGCAGGTCGATCCAGATCTGCTTAAGCGTGGCATCATCAAAACCAATGATGCCAATTTCAGCAGCAAAATGCCTGCCATCGTAATTCACACTGCCCAAGCATTAGGCCAAGTTGATAATTCGGGCACCGCCAATGTCGAAGTGCAATGCGCCAACCCAGCCCAACTAGCGGTGAATAATCGTGGCACCGGCGCGGTTGACATCACCACGCCAAAGATCGCCAAGGCCAGCGTTGATAATTATGGCGTGGGCGACGTGCGAATACGCGATGTCAATGCGATTCAGATCAACAACTGGGGAACGGGTAATGTCCAGGTTCAACGTGCCGAGACCGCCAAAATTATGCTCTTGGGGGTAGGAAACGTGAGCTTTGCCAATGCCCCCCAGATCAGCTCGACGGTCAAGGGCGTGGGTGAAATAAAACCAATGTTCAGGCTGAATAATTAA
- a CDS encoding YfaZ family outer membrane protein has translation MKNTIAAALGAMMISSLAQAGSLSTTIGSEYLGLDFTQQLSPPLSLSAQLLNNFDHDDTLASVGLAYTLPLGAASVSVGGRANWYSLDQHGDEMTLAIGGDVQIPIAKSLAIYGSAYWGPLATGNLDASFDGRVGVNWRVMNSVALDAGYRYSSVEFENGHQHDLANGAYAGVRVMF, from the coding sequence ATGAAAAACACAATCGCAGCGGCGCTGGGCGCCATGATGATTAGTTCGCTGGCGCAGGCGGGCTCTTTATCGACCACCATCGGCAGCGAATACCTTGGGCTGGATTTCACTCAGCAACTTTCGCCGCCACTGAGTCTGAGTGCGCAATTACTCAATAATTTCGACCACGATGACACCTTGGCCAGCGTCGGGCTGGCGTATACCTTGCCGCTAGGCGCGGCCAGTGTCAGCGTGGGTGGTCGAGCCAATTGGTATTCGCTCGACCAGCATGGTGATGAAATGACGCTGGCGATTGGTGGGGATGTGCAAATCCCTATTGCGAAGTCGCTCGCTATTTACGGAAGTGCTTATTGGGGGCCTTTGGCCACCGGCAATCTGGATGCCAGCTTTGATGGGCGCGTCGGCGTGAACTGGCGGGTGATGAATTCCGTCGCGCTCGATGCGGGTTATCGGTATTCCAGCGTGGAATTTGAAAACGGCCATCAGCATGATTTAGCCAATGGCGCGTATGCCGGTGTGCGGGTGATGTTTTAA
- a CDS encoding TraB/GumN family protein codes for MKLAGRLKIACLTTLLFWAGAVRAECLPEPQVPTAEEIPTLMQQAVDRGFLWKISKGGHASWLYGTIHANQREYWLPGPKTRQAIFSSDAIAVELDITQSETMSEVLRLAQRGAGQVPAQFAERIKAQLVKNCLPVELLDRVHPSLVLSQISLSQSRQDGVEAAFGTEVFLLGAAQGAKKKIIALETPKEQMSALLEDGKLTTAQYQQAMTLMESGQAREQLRMLVDTWARSDLARMERYEEWCECMKTAEDRKAMKRLNDDRNVVLAKRIAQQHGQNQSLFIAVGSLHMVGKKGLPKLLREQGFQVEPISFQ; via the coding sequence ATGAAACTAGCTGGCCGTTTGAAAATTGCTTGTCTTACTACGCTATTGTTTTGGGCTGGAGCGGTTCGCGCCGAATGTTTGCCCGAACCCCAAGTGCCCACCGCCGAAGAAATCCCCACCTTGATGCAGCAAGCCGTCGATCGCGGCTTCTTGTGGAAAATCAGCAAGGGCGGGCATGCTTCGTGGCTGTACGGAACAATCCACGCCAATCAGCGTGAATATTGGCTGCCGGGGCCAAAAACGCGGCAGGCCATTTTCAGCAGCGATGCCATCGCGGTGGAATTGGATATTACCCAGAGCGAGACGATGAGCGAAGTGCTACGCCTCGCGCAGCGCGGTGCGGGCCAAGTCCCTGCGCAATTTGCTGAGCGCATCAAAGCACAACTGGTCAAAAACTGCCTACCGGTCGAGCTGCTAGATCGAGTTCATCCTTCCTTAGTGCTCAGCCAGATTTCTCTAAGCCAATCGCGCCAAGATGGTGTTGAAGCGGCCTTTGGCACGGAAGTCTTTTTGCTGGGCGCTGCGCAAGGCGCGAAGAAAAAGATCATCGCGCTAGAAACGCCCAAAGAGCAAATGAGTGCGCTGCTTGAAGATGGCAAATTGACGACTGCGCAATATCAGCAAGCGATGACGCTAATGGAATCGGGCCAAGCCCGTGAGCAATTGCGCATGCTGGTCGATACTTGGGCGCGCAGCGATCTGGCGCGGATGGAGCGCTACGAAGAATGGTGCGAATGCATGAAAACCGCCGAAGATCGCAAAGCGATGAAGCGGCTGAATGACGACAGAAACGTCGTGCTGGCCAAACGCATTGCGCAGCAACACGGCCAAAATCAATCCTTATTTATCGCCGTTGGCAGCTTGCACATGGTCGGTAAAAAAGGGCTACCTAAACTTTTGCGCGAGCAGGGTTTTCAGGTTGAGCCGATTTCGTTTCAATAA